One window of the Anaerolineae bacterium genome contains the following:
- a CDS encoding MFS transporter, with protein MNPRPARTSSRVVFIFLAFMLLHQADRLLIGPLKGPISETFGLNNFQFGLLVTGALVVGTVLYPVWGYLYDRYARAKLLALASLIWGSTTWLSAVAPTYPAFLVTRASTGIDDSSYPGLYSLVADYFTPQQRGRIYGLLQIAMPFGYLIGMVLALALAPIIGWRAVYYITGGLGILLALAIYRWVPEAPRGQAEPEFAGQEDIPLFRFSWREAREIFRRPTMRLLFVQGFFGVFPWNVLTYFFFDYLAKERGYNSGQVLQTMLPVLLFMALGYFLGGWLGDRLFVRTSRGRILVAITGVLFGMLFLALALNTPIGQGRLFATLLFIGAIFIPLPSANVVATIQDINPPEVRSTAQAIEYFIENSGAAVAPALAGWVADHTSMGAAILSVSIGAWLLCAVIFTGMLWTVQRDVKRLRDEMARRASQTYSATV; from the coding sequence ATGAACCCTCGCCCTGCCCGCACCTCGTCTCGCGTGGTGTTCATTTTTCTCGCTTTCATGCTGCTCCACCAGGCCGACCGTCTGCTCATCGGCCCGCTCAAAGGCCCTATCAGCGAGACCTTTGGATTGAACAATTTCCAATTTGGCCTGCTGGTCACCGGCGCATTAGTCGTCGGCACCGTGCTCTACCCCGTCTGGGGATACCTCTACGACCGCTACGCCCGGGCCAAACTGCTGGCCCTGGCCTCGCTCATCTGGGGAAGCACCACCTGGCTGAGCGCCGTCGCCCCCACCTACCCCGCTTTTCTGGTCACCCGCGCCAGCACAGGGATCGATGACTCTTCCTACCCCGGCCTTTATTCCCTGGTCGCCGATTATTTCACCCCCCAACAGCGGGGGCGCATCTACGGCCTGCTGCAAATCGCCATGCCTTTTGGCTACCTTATTGGAATGGTGCTGGCGCTGGCCCTGGCCCCCATCATCGGCTGGCGGGCCGTGTACTACATCACCGGGGGGTTGGGCATCCTGCTGGCCCTGGCCATCTATCGCTGGGTTCCCGAAGCCCCCCGGGGGCAGGCCGAACCGGAATTCGCCGGTCAGGAGGACATCCCCCTGTTCCGCTTCTCCTGGCGCGAGGCCCGCGAAATTTTCCGCCGCCCCACCATGCGCCTCCTTTTCGTCCAGGGATTCTTCGGCGTCTTCCCCTGGAATGTGCTGACCTATTTCTTCTTCGACTACCTGGCCAAAGAGCGCGGCTACAATTCGGGCCAGGTACTGCAAACCATGCTGCCCGTGCTGCTCTTCATGGCCTTAGGATACTTTCTGGGCGGCTGGTTAGGGGACCGTCTTTTCGTCCGCACCTCGCGAGGCCGCATCCTGGTCGCCATTACCGGCGTGCTTTTCGGCATGCTCTTCCTCGCCCTGGCCCTCAACACCCCCATTGGGCAGGGCAGGCTTTTTGCCACGCTGCTTTTCATCGGTGCCATTTTCATCCCCCTGCCCAGTGCCAATGTGGTTGCCACGATACAGGACATCAATCCTCCCGAAGTGCGCAGCACGGCCCAGGCTATCGAGTATTTCATCGAGAATTCGGGGGCCGCCGTGGCCCCGGCTCTGGCCGGTTGGGTGGCTGACCACACTTCCATGGGTGCCGCTATTCTGTCGGTCTCCATTGGCGCCTGGCTCCTTTGCGCCGTTATCTTCACCGGTATGCTGTGGACCGTGCAGCGCGATGTCAAACGCCTGCGCGATGAAATGGCCCGCCGCGCCAGCCAGACGTACAGCGCCACAGTCTGA
- a CDS encoding OsmC family protein — MAGEWIKVQADWVEGTNFVATNEAGGRVVVGQVQGEKGIPPMQLLLVGLAGCTGVDVALILQKKRADLRGLRVEVKGTRRDEHPRVYTRIHIHYILWGDLKAKDVEQAIQLSEEKYCSASAMLGAVTEITHDYEIRPAEEAPASQG; from the coding sequence ATGGCAGGCGAATGGATTAAGGTCCAGGCCGATTGGGTGGAGGGGACGAACTTCGTGGCCACCAACGAGGCGGGAGGGCGGGTGGTCGTCGGGCAGGTGCAGGGCGAGAAAGGGATCCCGCCTATGCAGTTGCTCCTCGTCGGGCTGGCCGGGTGCACCGGCGTGGATGTGGCGCTCATCTTACAGAAAAAGCGCGCCGATTTGAGGGGGTTACGGGTGGAGGTGAAGGGCACGCGGCGCGATGAGCACCCCCGCGTGTACACGCGCATCCACATCCACTACATTCTCTGGGGCGATTTGAAGGCCAAGGATGTCGAGCAGGCTATCCAGTTGTCTGAAGAAAAGTATTGTTCGGCCAGCGCGATGTTGGGGGCGGTGACGGAAATCACCCATGATTATGAAATCCGTCCGGCCGAGGAGGCGCCTGCGTCGCAGGGCTGA
- a CDS encoding tyrosine-type recombinase/integrase, with the protein MTNSPSXPSIAQAVANYLDTVALARSANTARTYRNGLRLFLXVLKAHELDPETVPITALKEEAVAWFAQALKDFSPATERLYLTAATTFYEYLAAEGMTAVNLPRVRMLIRQRARRAGQRLPQFPREAIEQVLAYAQSLPALPAHDDRERLRHLRDRAFLLILADTGLRVHEACSLRRGDLDWREGKALIIGKGNRQDVVRFSRRAMQALQDYLQARAPLDGASGRPLTSLPLFARHDKGAGKRVLPITTATGRNIVAQRVREALGPQAVGTITPHSFRHYFVTTVLRGSGGNLKLAQELARHRNITVTQRYAHLSDDELDRGYWEIFEQNDPATPPLFHPNPEEKKQ; encoded by the coding sequence ATGACGAATTCCCCCTCCYCGCCCTCCATCGCCCARGCGGTGGCGAATTATCTGGACACCGTCGCTCTGGCCCGTAGCGCCAATACCGCGCGGACCTACCGCAACGGATTGCGTCTTTTCCTGRYGGTGCTCAAAGCRCACGAACTCGACCCGGAAACCGTCCCCATCACCGCGCTGAAAGAAGAAGCCGTGGCCTGGTTTGCCCAGGCGTTGAAGGATTTTTCCCCGGCCACCGAGCGGCTGTATCTCACCGCAGCGACCACCTTCTACGAATACCTAGCCGCCGAGGGGATGACGGCGGTGAACTTACCCCGGGTGCGTATGCTCATCCGCCAACGCGCCCGACGAGCGGGGCAGCGCCTCCCTCAATTTCCCCGTGAGGCCATCGAGCAAGTCCTTGCCTATGCGCAATCTCTTCCCGCCCTCCCGGCCCACGACGACCGCGAACGCCTCCGCCACCTGCGCGACCGGGCCTTTTTGCTCATCTTAGCCGACACCGGCCTGCGCGTGCACGAGGCCTGTAGCCTGCGCCGCGGCGATCTCGACTGGCGCGAGGGCAAAGCCCTCATCATCGGCAAAGGCAACCGTCAGGATGTGGTACGCTTCTCCCGCCGCGCCATGCAGGCTCTGCAAGACTACCTCCAGGCCCGCGCCCCTCTGGATGGCGCGTCGGGCCGCCCGCTGACCTCGCTGCCCCTCTTTGCCCGCCACGACAAAGGCGCCGGGAAGCGCGTCCTCCCCATCACCACCGCCACCGGTCGCAACATCGTGGCCCAAAGGGTGCGCGAAGCCCTGGGCCCTCAGGCCGTGGGCACTATCACCCCCCACTCCTTCCGCCACTACTTCGTCACCACCGTCCTGCGCGGCTCCGGCGGCAACCTCAAACTGGCCCAGGAACTGGCCCGCCATCGCAACATCACCGTCACCCAACGCTACGCCCATTTGAGCGATGACGAACTCGACCGTGGTTACTGGGAAATCTTCGAGCAAAACGACCCGGCCACGCCCCCACTTTTCCACCCCAACCCCGAAGAGAAGAAGCAATGA